In the genome of Nocardiopsis composta, one region contains:
- a CDS encoding helix-turn-helix domain-containing protein, with protein MPSDETVPGAWEARGLSAEQVRALPAVLDPVTAAKVLGIGRTTAYRLLEQGEFPVPAFRAGKRWRIPTSGLCRLLGLDYPPLASGSPVDEDGTGT; from the coding sequence GTGCCATCTGATGAGACCGTCCCGGGGGCGTGGGAGGCGAGGGGGTTGAGCGCTGAGCAGGTGCGCGCCCTGCCAGCGGTGCTGGACCCGGTCACCGCCGCCAAGGTGCTGGGGATCGGGCGCACCACCGCCTACCGGCTGCTGGAGCAGGGGGAGTTTCCTGTTCCGGCGTTTCGGGCCGGGAAGCGGTGGCGCATTCCCACCTCCGGGCTGTGCCGCCTGCTGGGCCTGGACTATCCGCCCTTGGCGTCGGGTTCGCCGGTCGATGAGGATGGGACGGGAACCTGA
- a CDS encoding tyrosine-type recombinase/integrase, translated as MANEGSVFKRCACRDEAGRPLGVKCARLKRPSGAWSSAHGSWGFQIELPRTAEGRRRQARRTGLADQAGARRELGKVKALLEVAEGDADAEVVVADVIAAALKARRELPGIEEMKRRLLGGPVRAEVPTLAQWLGEWLGARADLAPKTRMSYQCHIDRYLVPHLGWVRLDRLAVGHVQAMFEAIAQEAEHVQACKASEDVGVRASVRGRRVPGLATRHRIRATLRSALSAAVARPDLPVQVNVASHAALPSCARKRPLVWTVERVRRYQEKGEVPSAVMVWTPEQTAAFLARAAQDRLYPLFHLIALKGPRRGEAVALQWEHVRLDEAQIDICSQVVQLGWKTITTTPKSEAGRRTITLDAETVQLLRAWRKRQAAERLAAGQEWVDSGRVFTHVDGSGLHPGWVSRLFCRIAAEAGLPPITLHGLRHGAASLSLAAEVDVKVVSAELGHSSTWFTQDTYQSVFPEVAREAAEATAALVRAGAGPGAPGR; from the coding sequence ATGGCCAACGAGGGCTCGGTTTTCAAACGCTGCGCCTGCCGTGATGAGGCGGGCAGACCGCTGGGGGTGAAATGCGCCCGGCTCAAGCGGCCCAGCGGGGCGTGGAGCTCCGCCCACGGCAGTTGGGGGTTCCAGATCGAGCTGCCCCGCACCGCCGAGGGGAGGCGCAGGCAGGCCCGGCGAACCGGGCTGGCAGACCAGGCCGGTGCCCGCAGGGAACTGGGCAAGGTCAAGGCGCTGCTGGAAGTCGCCGAGGGCGACGCGGACGCCGAAGTAGTGGTCGCCGATGTGATCGCGGCGGCGTTGAAGGCCCGCCGGGAACTGCCCGGCATCGAAGAGATGAAGCGCCGCCTGCTCGGCGGGCCGGTGCGGGCCGAGGTCCCCACCCTGGCCCAGTGGTTGGGCGAGTGGTTGGGCGCCAGGGCCGACCTAGCACCCAAGACCCGCATGTCCTACCAATGCCACATTGATCGCTACCTGGTCCCGCACCTGGGCTGGGTGCGTCTGGACCGGCTCGCGGTGGGCCATGTGCAGGCGATGTTCGAGGCGATCGCGCAAGAGGCCGAGCACGTGCAGGCGTGCAAGGCCTCTGAGGATGTGGGGGTGCGGGCCTCGGTGCGCGGGCGGCGGGTGCCGGGGCTTGCCACTCGGCATCGGATCCGTGCCACGCTGCGCAGCGCGCTGTCGGCCGCGGTGGCCCGCCCCGACCTGCCGGTGCAGGTCAACGTGGCCTCCCATGCCGCGCTGCCCTCGTGTGCGCGCAAGCGCCCGCTGGTGTGGACCGTTGAGCGGGTGCGGCGCTACCAGGAGAAGGGCGAGGTGCCCTCGGCGGTGATGGTGTGGACCCCGGAGCAGACGGCGGCATTTCTGGCGCGGGCCGCACAAGACCGGCTGTACCCGCTGTTCCACCTGATCGCGCTCAAAGGCCCGCGCCGGGGCGAGGCGGTCGCCCTGCAGTGGGAGCACGTGCGCCTGGACGAGGCCCAGATCGACATCTGCTCCCAGGTGGTGCAGCTGGGCTGGAAGACCATCACCACCACCCCCAAGAGCGAGGCCGGGCGGCGGACCATCACCCTGGACGCCGAAACGGTGCAGCTGCTGCGGGCCTGGCGCAAGCGTCAGGCCGCCGAGCGGCTGGCCGCCGGGCAGGAGTGGGTCGATTCGGGGCGGGTGTTCACCCACGTCGACGGCTCAGGTCTGCACCCGGGGTGGGTGAGCAGGTTGTTCTGCCGGATCGCGGCGGAGGCGGGGCTGCCGCCGATCACGCTGCACGGGCTGCGCCATGGTGCGGCGTCGTTGAGTCTGGCCGCGGAGGTGGATGTCAAGGTGGTCTCGGCGGAGCTGGGCCATTCCTCGACGTGGTTCACCCAGGACACCTATCAGTCGGTGTTTCCGGAGGTGGCGCGGGAGGCGGCCGAGGCCACCGCGGCGCTGGTGCGGGCCGGGGCCGGGCCGGGGGCGCCCGGGCGGTGA
- a CDS encoding cobyric acid synthase translates to MSGAGRTAPALLVAGTTSDAGKSVVTAGLCRWLARQGVKVAPFKAQNMSLNSVVAPDGSEIGRAQAMQAAAAGVEPCAAMNPVLLKPGGDRSSQVVVRGRPIGEADALSYRGYKERLREVALESLAELRAGYDAVVCEGAGSPAEINLRDGDIANMGLARAADLPVLLVGDIDRGGVFAAMHGTLALLEPADQALIAGFVVNKFRGARELLEPGLDMLRDLTGRPVLGVLPWLDGLWLDVEDSLALSVDRGPAAPPVTGTALRVAVVRTPRISNFTDIDALTVEPGVDVRFATAPHELDGADLVILPGSRATVADLAWMRGRGLDAAVADRARRGRPVLGICGGFQMLARTITDEVESGAGTVPGLGLLPTAVRFAEEKTLARPRGTAYGEDVRAYEIHHGQVETDWSDAGAPEPFLDGCRRAAVWGTTWHGAFENDGFRRAFLTDVATAAGSAFRPAPGTDFAAARAARLDALGDLVAEHMDTGAVLRLMEQGAPAGLPVVPPGGPVRR, encoded by the coding sequence GTGAGCGGGGCGGGGCGCACCGCCCCGGCGCTGCTCGTCGCGGGAACCACTTCTGATGCGGGCAAGAGCGTGGTCACCGCGGGCCTGTGCCGCTGGCTCGCCCGGCAGGGGGTGAAGGTCGCACCGTTCAAGGCGCAGAACATGTCGCTCAACTCGGTGGTCGCCCCGGACGGCTCGGAGATCGGCCGGGCGCAGGCCATGCAGGCCGCCGCGGCCGGGGTGGAGCCGTGCGCGGCGATGAACCCGGTGCTGCTCAAGCCCGGCGGCGACCGCAGCAGCCAGGTGGTGGTGCGCGGGCGCCCGATCGGCGAGGCCGACGCGCTGAGCTACCGGGGCTACAAGGAGCGGCTGCGCGAGGTGGCGCTGGAGTCGCTGGCCGAGCTGCGCGCCGGCTACGACGCGGTGGTCTGCGAGGGCGCGGGCAGCCCCGCGGAGATCAACCTGCGGGACGGGGACATCGCCAACATGGGCCTGGCGCGCGCGGCGGACCTGCCGGTGCTGCTGGTCGGCGACATCGACCGGGGCGGGGTGTTCGCGGCGATGCACGGCACCCTGGCCCTGCTGGAGCCCGCCGACCAGGCGCTGATCGCGGGGTTCGTGGTGAACAAGTTCCGCGGCGCGCGGGAGCTGCTCGAACCCGGCCTGGACATGCTGCGCGACCTCACCGGCCGCCCGGTGCTGGGGGTACTGCCCTGGCTGGACGGCCTGTGGCTGGACGTGGAGGACTCGCTCGCGCTCAGCGTGGACCGGGGGCCGGCCGCGCCGCCCGTCACCGGGACCGCGCTGCGGGTGGCGGTGGTGCGCACCCCGCGGATCAGCAACTTCACCGACATCGACGCGCTCACCGTCGAACCGGGGGTGGACGTGCGCTTCGCCACCGCCCCGCACGAGCTGGACGGTGCCGACCTGGTGATCCTGCCCGGGAGCCGGGCCACCGTTGCCGACCTGGCCTGGATGCGCGGGCGCGGGCTGGACGCCGCGGTCGCCGACCGGGCCCGCCGCGGCCGCCCGGTGCTGGGCATCTGCGGTGGCTTCCAGATGCTCGCCCGCACCATCACCGACGAGGTGGAATCGGGCGCCGGGACGGTGCCGGGGCTGGGCCTGCTGCCCACGGCGGTCCGCTTCGCAGAGGAGAAGACCCTGGCGCGGCCGCGCGGCACCGCCTACGGCGAGGACGTCCGGGCCTACGAGATCCACCACGGGCAGGTGGAGACCGACTGGTCCGACGCCGGGGCGCCCGAGCCGTTCCTGGACGGCTGCCGGCGCGCCGCAGTGTGGGGCACCACCTGGCACGGCGCCTTCGAGAACGACGGGTTCCGCCGCGCCTTCCTCACCGACGTCGCCACCGCGGCGGGGAGCGCGTTCCGCCCCGCCCCCGGCACCGATTTCGCGGCCGCCCGGGCCGCCCGCCTCGATGCCCTGGGCGACCTGGTCGCCGAGCACATGGACACCGGCGCGGTGCTGCGCCTGATGGAGCAGGGCGCCCCCGCCGGCCTCCCGGTGGTGCCGCCGGGCGGCCCGGTCCGGCGCTGA
- a CDS encoding helix-turn-helix domain-containing protein: MNARMRIEKFLSTAEAPASAAVIAASLRLGRSTVTKHLAALEAEGAAVRTEGGREGGTRLPDLWQAPAGTPAREEPEPAPAPEAEATSAPMAPEPTAEATACTVAGEEAALPQDTSAPAPEPELGSASEAASAPAPAPADAVMPAEPEEEPEAAPVPETPATRATGADGRHDPGEEASLPAAAPAGDGAPAMNPISRVPRLQHGQLRLMVKAVLHDSPGEEFSPTEISHLLRGRSVGAIQNALARLVNDGEAELTCPAPRRYRAA; the protein is encoded by the coding sequence ATGAACGCCCGTATGCGTATCGAGAAGTTCCTGTCCACCGCCGAGGCCCCGGCCAGCGCCGCCGTGATCGCCGCTTCCCTGCGGCTGGGCCGCTCCACGGTCACCAAGCACCTGGCCGCCCTGGAAGCCGAGGGGGCAGCGGTGCGCACCGAAGGCGGACGCGAGGGCGGCACCCGCCTGCCCGACCTGTGGCAGGCCCCCGCCGGCACCCCTGCCCGGGAGGAGCCCGAGCCCGCCCCGGCGCCCGAGGCAGAGGCCACCTCCGCCCCGATGGCCCCGGAACCCACGGCCGAGGCCACCGCCTGCACCGTAGCCGGGGAGGAGGCCGCCCTGCCCCAGGACACCTCCGCCCCGGCCCCCGAGCCCGAGCTTGGCTCGGCGTCCGAGGCCGCCTCTGCCCCGGCCCCCGCGCCCGCTGATGCGGTGATGCCCGCTGAGCCCGAGGAGGAGCCCGAGGCCGCCCCGGTCCCGGAAACCCCCGCCACCCGCGCTACCGGGGCGGACGGGCGCCACGACCCAGGGGAGGAGGCGTCCCTCCCCGCCGCCGCGCCGGCCGGTGATGGGGCGCCCGCGATGAACCCGATCAGCCGGGTGCCCCGGCTCCAGCACGGCCAACTGCGCCTGATGGTCAAGGCCGTCCTGCACGACAGCCCCGGGGAGGAGTTCTCCCCGACCGAGATCAGCCACCTGCTGCGCGGGCGCAGCGTCGGCGCGATCCAAAACGCCCTGGCCCGCCTGGTCAACGACGGCGAGGCCGAGCTGACCTGCCCGGCACCCCGCCGCTACCGCGCCGCCTGA
- a CDS encoding TRM11 family SAM-dependent methyltransferase translates to MRRLVATGSVWATGQYQARRQRGTRYARLSLEHPARMLPAIAHRAVASFSAPGEVVLDPMCGIGTTLVEAAHLGRDGVGFELEPKWACIARDNLALAAAQGAVGQGEVHLGEASWQAARLAEDEGRRASLLLTSPPYGSMTHGQVRSRRDGAEAVEKQAYRYARARLRTNLAHQPLEELLGSFTGILSACRPLLEPGAHVVITTRPYRAKGESIDFPARVMGAARQAGLEPVGRCAALMCALRDGEVVGRTSFFQSIETARLRGTGLPAHVIQHEDVLVLRNPEQDKPGSEGER, encoded by the coding sequence GTGAGGCGCCTCGTCGCCACCGGGTCGGTGTGGGCCACCGGCCAGTACCAGGCCCGCCGCCAGCGCGGCACCCGCTACGCCCGGCTGTCGCTGGAGCACCCGGCCCGCATGCTTCCGGCCATCGCCCACCGTGCGGTCGCCTCGTTCAGCGCCCCCGGCGAGGTGGTGCTGGACCCGATGTGCGGGATCGGCACCACCCTGGTCGAGGCCGCCCACCTGGGCCGCGACGGGGTCGGTTTCGAGCTGGAACCCAAATGGGCCTGCATCGCCCGGGACAACCTCGCCCTGGCCGCCGCGCAGGGGGCGGTGGGGCAGGGGGAGGTGCACCTGGGCGAGGCGTCCTGGCAGGCCGCGCGCCTGGCCGAAGACGAGGGGCGGCGGGCGTCGCTGCTGCTGACCTCCCCGCCGTACGGGTCGATGACCCACGGGCAGGTGCGCTCCCGCCGCGACGGCGCCGAGGCGGTGGAAAAGCAGGCCTACCGCTATGCCCGCGCCCGGTTGCGCACCAACCTCGCCCACCAGCCCCTGGAAGAGCTGCTGGGCTCCTTCACCGGAATCCTCTCGGCCTGCCGGCCCCTGCTGGAACCCGGCGCGCACGTGGTCATCACCACCCGCCCCTACCGCGCCAAGGGCGAGTCCATCGACTTCCCGGCCCGGGTGATGGGTGCGGCCCGGCAGGCGGGGCTGGAACCGGTGGGGCGGTGCGCGGCGCTGATGTGCGCATTGCGCGACGGCGAGGTGGTGGGGCGCACCTCCTTCTTCCAGTCCATCGAGACGGCCCGGCTGCGCGGAACGGGGCTCCCGGCGCACGTGATCCAGCACGAGGACGTCCTCGTGCTGCGCAACCCCGAGCAGGACAAGCCCGGATCGGAAGGAGAGCGCTGA
- a CDS encoding cobalamin biosynthesis protein: MKQRGERAAGLLAGAVLDRTVPDPRRGHPVALFGAAAARLERALYRPSRARGAVFTAAAVGSAAALGALAERAPGPGTRTAATAAAAWAVSGGAMLRREAGRIAGALEAGDLDEARRRLPGLCGRDPSELDGKGIARAAVESVAENTSDAAVGGHVWGALLGLPGLLGHRAANTLDAMVGYRSERYLRFGSAAARLDDVAGWAPSRLTALLACAAAPLVGGDTRRALAATARYGHRHPSPNAGYCEAAFAGALDLRLGGANRYGDRVEHRPELGDGRPPGPADLRRAIRLAGIVDAASAGLAALAAAGVPERVPGANRGRR; this comes from the coding sequence ATGAAGCAGAGGGGGGAGCGGGCCGCGGGGCTGCTCGCGGGGGCCGTGCTCGATCGGACCGTGCCCGATCCGAGGCGGGGGCACCCCGTTGCGCTGTTCGGGGCGGCGGCGGCCCGCCTGGAGCGGGCGCTGTACCGGCCCTCGCGGGCGCGCGGCGCCGTGTTCACCGCCGCCGCCGTGGGGTCCGCGGCCGCGCTCGGGGCGCTGGCCGAGCGGGCACCGGGGCCGGGAACGCGCACCGCGGCCACCGCCGCGGCCGCCTGGGCGGTCTCCGGCGGGGCCATGCTGCGCAGGGAGGCCGGGCGGATCGCCGGCGCCCTGGAAGCGGGCGACCTCGACGAGGCCCGCCGCCGGCTGCCCGGGCTGTGCGGCCGCGACCCCTCCGAGCTGGACGGCAAGGGGATCGCCCGCGCCGCCGTCGAGTCGGTCGCGGAGAACACCTCGGACGCGGCCGTCGGCGGGCACGTGTGGGGCGCCCTGCTGGGCCTGCCCGGCCTGCTCGGCCACCGCGCCGCCAACACCCTGGACGCCATGGTCGGCTACCGCTCCGAGCGGTACCTGCGGTTCGGTTCGGCGGCGGCGCGCCTGGACGACGTCGCCGGGTGGGCGCCCTCCCGGCTCACCGCGCTGCTGGCCTGCGCCGCCGCCCCGCTGGTCGGCGGCGACACCCGGCGCGCCCTGGCGGCCACCGCCCGGTACGGGCACCGCCACCCCAGCCCCAACGCCGGGTACTGCGAAGCGGCCTTCGCCGGCGCCCTGGACCTGCGCCTGGGTGGCGCCAACCGGTACGGCGACCGGGTCGAGCACCGCCCCGAACTGGGCGACGGGCGGCCGCCCGGCCCCGCCGACCTGCGCCGCGCGATCCGGCTGGCCGGCATCGTGGACGCGGCCTCGGCCGGCCTGGCCGCGCTCGCCGCGGCCGGAGTCCCCGAGCGGGTGCCGGGAGCGAACCGGGGGCGGCGGTGA
- a CDS encoding DNA cytosine methyltransferase, with amino-acid sequence MPRTATPTSKKSTPPAGSGEDRVLKTAGEDRPRIGSLCTGIAGLDMGVAAALGGARLSWVADPDPAASRFLRARFPAAPNLGDIRRLDWGRVEPVEVLTIGFPCQDISVSGRAAGIEKGASGGVWAAAVEAVRRLRPDLVVVENVAALRSRGLGRVLGDLARTGYDARWTSLRAADVGAPHTRERVFAAAYPHRSGRGSGPLLGGRPQGPRRADQPARCDPPAGRDHGGGGWVQGELFPALALAAPDEVGPASEEEAREACPLSTPGAWGRYEAAVRRWEQVTGQAAPCPLEPGTRGGRRLNAAFTEWAMGFPAGWVSDPALGLDRNVRLRLLGNAVVPQQAEAATHLLLEAEQRDT; translated from the coding sequence ATGCCCAGGACCGCAACCCCGACCAGCAAGAAGAGCACCCCGCCTGCGGGGAGCGGCGAAGACCGTGTTCTGAAGACCGCGGGGGAGGACAGGCCGCGGATCGGGTCGCTGTGCACCGGCATCGCCGGGCTGGACATGGGGGTCGCCGCCGCGCTGGGCGGAGCCCGCCTGTCTTGGGTGGCCGACCCCGACCCCGCGGCCTCGCGCTTCCTGCGCGCCCGTTTCCCCGCCGCCCCCAACCTCGGCGACATCCGCCGGCTGGACTGGGGGCGGGTCGAACCCGTCGAGGTGCTCACCATCGGCTTCCCCTGCCAGGACATCTCGGTGTCCGGGCGGGCCGCCGGCATCGAGAAAGGAGCGAGCGGTGGGGTGTGGGCCGCTGCAGTGGAGGCCGTTCGCCGTCTGCGACCGGACCTGGTGGTCGTGGAGAACGTGGCCGCCCTGCGCTCGCGCGGGCTCGGCCGCGTTCTCGGGGACCTGGCCCGCACGGGGTATGACGCGCGCTGGACGAGCCTTCGCGCCGCCGACGTGGGCGCGCCCCACACCCGGGAGAGGGTGTTCGCGGCTGCCTACCCCCACCGCTCGGGACGCGGGTCGGGGCCCCTGCTCGGTGGCCGACCGCAAGGCCCGCGGCGAGCAGATCAGCCTGCCCGATGCGATCCGCCAGCCGGCCGAGACCACGGCGGCGGCGGGTGGGTGCAGGGCGAGCTGTTCCCCGCCCTCGCCCTGGCCGCCCCCGACGAAGTCGGCCCGGCCTCGGAAGAGGAGGCGCGGGAGGCGTGCCCGCTGAGCACCCCGGGGGCGTGGGGCCGCTATGAGGCGGCGGTGCGCCGCTGGGAGCAGGTCACCGGCCAGGCGGCGCCGTGCCCGCTTGAGCCCGGCACCCGCGGCGGGCGCAGGTTGAACGCCGCCTTCACCGAATGGGCGATGGGCTTTCCCGCCGGGTGGGTCAGCGATCCGGCCCTCGGGCTGGACCGCAACGTCCGGCTGCGCCTGCTGGGCAACGCGGTGGTGCCCCAGCAGGCCGAAGCCGCCACCCACCTGCTGCTGGAGGCCGAACAGCGGGACACCTGA